One window of the Candidatus Izemoplasmatales bacterium genome contains the following:
- the trpS gene encoding tryptophan--tRNA ligase — MKKILSGIKPSGTLTLGNYIGAISKFVELQRKRPDDLFYLFVADLHAITVPQETALLRKRTRDVAAMYLAAGIDPARTVLFVQSEIKEHAELGYLLQCFTYIGELERMTQFKDKSKKGETGLTSALFTYPALMAADILLYDADFVPVGDDQKQHLELTRDIAARFNNRFGAFFTVPEPLIPEVGARIMDLQDPAKKMSKSEDSDKGCITLYDDRPTILRKIRSAVTDSVGTMRFDPEDQPGLANLITIYAALSGLSPAEVVFRFPGPGYAPFKDACAELVADEIGKLQKRYDEVIASGTLDAILDRGRETAGREAFRKLEKCKQKIGLGRKRN; from the coding sequence ATGAAGAAGATCCTATCGGGCATCAAGCCGAGCGGCACGCTCACCCTCGGCAACTACATCGGCGCGATCTCGAAGTTCGTCGAACTCCAGCGGAAGCGCCCCGACGATCTGTTCTATCTGTTCGTCGCCGACCTGCACGCGATCACCGTCCCCCAGGAGACGGCGCTCTTGCGCAAGCGCACCCGTGACGTCGCGGCGATGTACCTCGCCGCCGGCATCGATCCCGCACGCACGGTCCTGTTCGTGCAGTCGGAGATCAAGGAGCACGCCGAGCTCGGCTACCTCCTGCAATGCTTCACCTATATCGGCGAACTCGAGCGTATGACCCAGTTCAAGGACAAGTCGAAGAAAGGCGAGACCGGCCTCACCTCGGCGCTCTTCACCTACCCGGCCCTGATGGCCGCCGACATCCTCCTCTACGACGCCGACTTCGTTCCCGTCGGCGACGACCAGAAGCAGCACCTCGAGCTCACGCGCGACATCGCCGCCCGCTTCAACAACCGTTTCGGCGCCTTCTTCACCGTCCCCGAACCGCTGATCCCCGAAGTCGGGGCGCGGATCATGGACCTCCAGGACCCCGCGAAGAAGATGTCGAAGTCGGAGGATTCCGACAAGGGCTGCATCACCCTCTACGACGACCGTCCGACGATCCTCCGCAAGATCAGGTCCGCCGTCACCGACTCGGTCGGGACGATGCGTTTCGATCCGGAGGACCAGCCCGGCCTCGCCAACCTGATCACGATCTACGCCGCGCTTTCCGGCCTCTCCCCCGCCGAGGTCGTCTTCCGCTTCCCCGGGCCGGGCTACGCCCCCTTCAAGGACGCCTGCGCCGAACTCGTCGCCGATGAGATCGGAAAGCTCCAGAAACGATACGACGAGGTGATCGCCTCGGGAACGCTCGACGCGATCCTCGACCGGGGCCGCGAGACCGCCGGCCGCGAAGCCTTCCGCAAGCTCGAGAAATGCAAGCAGAAGATCGGCCTCGGCCGCAAGCGCAACTGA
- a CDS encoding HPr family phosphocarrier protein, which produces MKEAEFAIRYPYGMHARPATILVARANAFKCKVTISYRKETVNMKSIMGVMSLGIPAKTPFRVVADGSDEEAAITAIALAVEDINASL; this is translated from the coding sequence ATGAAGGAAGCCGAATTCGCAATCCGCTATCCCTACGGCATGCATGCGCGGCCGGCGACGATCCTCGTCGCCAGGGCGAACGCATTCAAGTGCAAGGTCACGATCTCCTATCGGAAGGAGACCGTGAACATGAAGTCGATCATGGGCGTGATGTCGCTCGGAATCCCCGCCAAGACCCCCTTCAGGGTGGTCGCCGACGGATCCGACGAGGAGGCCGCGATCACCGCGATCGCACTCGCCGTCGAGGACATCAACGCGTCGTTATGA